A genomic region of Anaeromicrobium sediminis contains the following coding sequences:
- a CDS encoding ATP-binding protein, with translation MKKEIVNENLKVETSNSKEVEEKALIKPQRLYESLRHAEYSFESGIGEITDNSIESGANKIWINIEVENHKFEKKGRSRKTDIVKEVAIIDNGQGMTEEVHHKCLVLGETCRELPRSGGKLGIGKFGVGLTLGGISLARRIEVYTRNSRNEDFKYTYIDLDDIRQDKLHGIPKPVLREPSEKYKEYLKNSTGTIIILKKCDRLQYDMVKSEPINASEHISGLSNFIGRTYRKFIYSGIEIMLNEEKVYLHDPLYLIGPTKFDSKDGMDLKAEEKGETTLNLEIPNSNGEFAEVKIKMSLLPEQWRLVRGDGGNDFAKKRKIDKNEGISILRAGREVLYGKVPYIIGMKGTAKYEKIDRFWGCEISFPAELDEYFTVRYIKRGAEPIPSLRDKIRQVIAPVVESLRKEIQAKMKKTKAENGSKAGIFDSSEEIMKNASSVLAKGRKGTDLSEQEADKRINRIINEVITKGENEEEVNKKRLIKKQEIENKPYKIEPVSYPQNIFFETEHILGKLIIKLNINHPFYQKVFVPICGDIENDTESESEELDNIIQKQKIRDAIMLLILSYGKSESIFDNNDDFLRNLRFQWGTALATAINQMEG, from the coding sequence ATGAAAAAAGAAATCGTTAATGAAAATTTAAAAGTGGAAACAAGTAATAGTAAAGAAGTAGAGGAAAAGGCTTTAATAAAGCCACAAAGATTGTACGAATCTTTAAGACACGCAGAATATAGTTTCGAGAGTGGAATAGGGGAAATTACAGATAATTCTATTGAATCTGGAGCTAATAAAATATGGATTAATATAGAGGTAGAAAATCATAAATTTGAAAAAAAAGGTAGAAGTAGAAAAACCGATATAGTTAAAGAAGTTGCAATTATTGATAATGGACAAGGTATGACAGAAGAGGTACATCATAAATGTTTAGTATTAGGAGAAACATGTCGTGAGTTACCTAGAAGTGGAGGTAAATTAGGGATTGGCAAGTTTGGCGTGGGATTGACTTTAGGTGGAATATCACTTGCAAGACGTATAGAAGTTTATACAAGGAATAGCAGGAATGAAGATTTCAAATATACGTATATAGATTTAGATGATATAAGACAGGATAAATTACATGGAATACCTAAGCCTGTATTAAGAGAGCCATCTGAAAAATATAAAGAATATTTAAAAAATTCCACAGGAACAATAATAATTTTGAAAAAATGTGACCGTTTACAATATGACATGGTAAAAAGTGAGCCAATAAATGCATCGGAGCATATTAGTGGATTATCTAATTTTATAGGAAGAACATATAGGAAATTTATTTATAGTGGAATTGAAATAATGTTAAATGAAGAAAAGGTATATTTACATGATCCATTATATCTTATAGGTCCAACTAAATTTGACTCTAAAGATGGAATGGATCTAAAAGCAGAAGAAAAAGGTGAAACTACTCTAAATTTAGAAATTCCTAATTCTAATGGAGAATTTGCAGAAGTTAAAATAAAAATGTCGTTATTACCTGAACAATGGCGTTTGGTAAGAGGTGATGGTGGTAATGATTTTGCTAAAAAAAGGAAAATAGACAAAAATGAAGGTATATCAATATTAAGAGCAGGTAGAGAAGTACTCTATGGAAAAGTACCTTATATTATAGGAATGAAAGGTACGGCTAAATATGAAAAAATAGATCGTTTTTGGGGATGTGAAATTTCTTTTCCGGCTGAACTAGATGAATATTTTACAGTGCGTTATATAAAGCGTGGAGCAGAACCTATTCCTTCGTTAAGAGATAAAATTAGACAAGTTATAGCCCCTGTAGTAGAGAGTTTAAGAAAAGAAATTCAAGCTAAAATGAAAAAAACAAAAGCTGAAAATGGAAGTAAAGCAGGCATATTTGATTCTTCTGAAGAAATCATGAAAAATGCATCTTCAGTTTTAGCAAAAGGAAGAAAAGGGACTGATTTGAGTGAACAAGAAGCAGATAAAAGAATAAATAGAATAATAAATGAAGTAATTACTAAAGGTGAAAATGAGGAAGAAGTTAATAAAAAACGATTAATAAAAAAACAAGAAATCGAGAATAAACCATACAAAATAGAGCCAGTAAGTTATCCTCAAAATATATTTTTTGAAACTGAACATATTTTAGGAAAGTTAATTATCAAATTAAATATAAACCATCCATTTTATCAAAAGGTTTTTGTACCGATATGTGGAGACATAGAGAATGACACGGAATCAGAAAGTGAAGAACTTGATAATATCATACAAAAACAAAAAATTAGAGATGCTATTATGTTATTAATACTAAGCTATGGAAAATCTGAATCAATATTTGATAATAATGATGATTTTCTTAGGAATTTAAGATTTCAATGGGGGACAGCTTTAGCAACTGCAATAAATCAAATGGAAGGATAA
- a CDS encoding restriction endonuclease, whose amino-acid sequence MSNKIKFLEFLDGYEEIDVFEDNDEIRVEFYEISLIIRYDIKKDTLDIFSSFVYDHDEELETLKLHLDAQYRTIIISQLFFGFFNKKPEELSTFSLGCPFDENEIGYTNVDFNIDLLDKLVNHLKNNVYKPEIFNIGKLNFPVEYQLYLEIKENISRMKNDLFLQFAKNNNFKSVMSMKNAFSFLQNISDVDEDFIQINDNKTILLGPTTVDPFIIFNKEKYCEIEKIYDGINYFISSVAESHIAVNKKLVSICKNLFFDLGEDINYYTDSNTMLCMKGDSFWTIIMLIKNPKECIINEHTLIKKMHKNFNLCFTNFKFYKNNIDLYKLTAEEFEHLCKKFLDLKGFKDVRLIGKTTAADGGRDIEAFEEYNTLFGVEKRKWIFQCKRTDKSISKKELSDIHMLLDEYNADCYGLLSTSSLSPSAIDRINTIRKKYNKLIQYYDGKNLEIELEKYPQLMEIYNLKEII is encoded by the coding sequence ATGAGTAATAAAATTAAATTTCTAGAATTTTTAGATGGATATGAAGAAATTGATGTATTTGAAGATAATGATGAGATAAGAGTGGAATTCTATGAAATTTCATTGATAATAAGATATGACATAAAAAAAGATACTTTGGATATATTCTCAAGTTTTGTATATGACCATGACGAAGAACTTGAAACACTAAAATTACATTTGGATGCTCAATACAGAACTATTATAATATCTCAATTATTTTTCGGATTTTTCAACAAAAAACCAGAGGAACTTTCTACTTTTTCATTAGGTTGCCCTTTTGATGAGAATGAAATAGGCTATACTAATGTAGATTTCAATATTGATTTACTAGATAAGTTAGTCAATCATTTGAAAAATAATGTTTATAAACCAGAGATATTTAATATAGGTAAGTTAAATTTTCCAGTAGAATATCAATTGTATTTAGAAATAAAAGAGAATATTTCTAGAATGAAAAATGATTTATTTCTACAATTTGCTAAAAATAACAATTTCAAATCTGTAATGTCAATGAAAAATGCATTTTCATTTTTACAAAATATTTCTGATGTAGACGAAGATTTTATACAAATTAATGATAACAAGACTATTTTACTAGGCCCTACCACGGTAGATCCATTTATCATTTTTAATAAAGAAAAATACTGTGAAATTGAAAAAATATATGATGGTATTAATTATTTTATATCAAGTGTAGCTGAAAGCCATATAGCTGTGAATAAAAAATTAGTGTCAATTTGTAAAAACTTATTTTTTGATTTAGGGGAAGATATAAATTATTATACTGATTCTAATACTATGTTATGCATGAAAGGCGATAGTTTTTGGACAATTATTATGTTAATCAAGAATCCAAAAGAATGCATCATAAATGAACATACATTGATTAAGAAAATGCACAAAAACTTTAATCTTTGTTTTACGAATTTTAAATTTTACAAGAATAACATTGATTTATATAAGTTAACAGCAGAAGAATTTGAACATTTATGTAAAAAGTTTTTAGACTTAAAAGGTTTTAAAGATGTAAGGTTGATAGGAAAAACAACAGCTGCTGATGGAGGAAGAGATATTGAGGCCTTTGAAGAGTATAATACTTTGTTCGGTGTGGAAAAGCGAAAATGGATTTTTCAGTGTAAAAGAACAGATAAAAGTATTTCTAAGAAAGAATTATCTGATATACACATGTTATTAGATGAATATAATGCTGATTGTTATGGTTTATTGTCAACGTCATCTCTTTCACCTAGTGCAATAGACCGTATTAATACTATTCGTAAAAAGTATAACAAACTCATACAATATTATGATGGTAAAAATTTAGAAATTGAATTAGAAAAATATCCTCAATTAATGGAAATATATAATTTAAAGGAGATAATATAA